The following are encoded in a window of Telmatobacter sp. DSM 110680 genomic DNA:
- a CDS encoding encapsulin encodes MASVALPPTGGTPPTTPAGTSPGAAPTHPSGSSSQQQAATGGDDGNKSLHQKGRGKIPWSKEVWDRIDQAVEMEAKRTRIGARFLPKKAVPPKTTSVPTDAYSLNAVAGGTPILTVDEGATTRLNEYYVEFELTPQQVDQEEGDFKQLGHSTAVTLATKAANTLAQAEDLIIFQGQNAITGSALFTNNLVLTLAGNQPADTGLLDFPSGAKAPAGAPAVTVIPVPPLGPPVPGVIYGPNTFEAVAQAYSALQAVGHYGPYALVLETIPYADTYAPLPATLTLTADRIKPLVTSGFFGTGTLPPNPPPAPVAPYFGVMVSLGGNTMDLVCGLEPIVAFMQEDTNGNFRFRVLERFALRIKDLTSIVVLQFN; translated from the coding sequence ATGGCATCAGTAGCCCTTCCGCCGACGGGTGGTACGCCGCCTACAACACCAGCAGGAACCTCACCCGGAGCAGCACCGACGCACCCGAGTGGAAGCTCATCGCAGCAACAGGCAGCAACCGGCGGTGACGATGGCAACAAGTCGCTGCATCAGAAAGGCCGAGGCAAAATCCCCTGGAGCAAAGAAGTCTGGGATCGCATCGACCAGGCAGTTGAAATGGAAGCAAAGCGCACTCGAATCGGCGCTCGCTTTCTACCCAAGAAGGCCGTGCCGCCAAAAACCACTAGCGTCCCTACTGACGCGTACAGCTTGAATGCGGTTGCAGGCGGAACTCCGATCCTGACCGTCGATGAAGGCGCGACGACTCGCCTGAACGAATACTACGTCGAGTTCGAGTTGACTCCTCAGCAGGTGGATCAGGAAGAGGGCGATTTCAAACAGCTGGGACACAGCACCGCCGTTACCCTAGCCACGAAAGCTGCAAACACGTTGGCGCAAGCCGAAGATCTGATCATCTTCCAAGGGCAGAACGCGATCACTGGCTCTGCACTGTTTACAAACAACCTGGTGCTGACTCTTGCGGGAAACCAGCCTGCAGACACAGGTTTGCTAGATTTTCCGAGTGGCGCGAAGGCTCCTGCTGGCGCGCCGGCGGTGACTGTAATTCCTGTACCTCCGCTGGGTCCACCAGTTCCGGGCGTGATCTACGGACCGAATACGTTTGAAGCCGTTGCTCAAGCCTACTCCGCGTTGCAAGCGGTCGGACACTATGGTCCTTATGCACTGGTACTCGAGACCATTCCATACGCCGACACGTATGCTCCGTTGCCGGCGACGCTGACGCTGACCGCCGACCGCATCAAGCCCCTGGTCACATCCGGCTTCTTTGGAACCGGAACCCTGCCGCCGAATCCTCCACCAGCGCCCGTCGCGCCCTACTTCGGTGTGATGGTCTCGCTCGGCGGAAACACTATGGATCTGGTCTGCGGGCTCGAACCAATCGTTGCGTTCATGCAGGAAGACACCAATGGAAATTTCCGTTTCAGAGTTTTGGAGAGGTTTGCTCTACGTATCAAGGACCTCACCAGTATCGTCGTACTGCAATTCAACTAA
- a CDS encoding sigma 54-interacting transcriptional regulator yields the protein MPISISTPKLKDDPRKVFAELGFVTASDHLITVLRQATRAATVSDVTILIDGETGTGKQILARAIHHLDAKRGQFPFVTAHCSTISESIAESELFGHRRGAFTGAVADRPGLFQAAHRGTLFLDDVNDLPMVVQPKLLDVIQRGVMRPIGSDKESSVDVRIVAASNKPLGPLVAENRFRSDLYHRLNVISLKLPPLRERPQDLESLILAFAIRYRHIYEPIVEVRSDLLRFLQMQPFPGNVRELENSVLRMLFEKRCGSALEMGDWAAQSSDAASSSPEHSLGQAGEKLWQAISTHKLPFTEAISQLERQILQIALRDGGSTRKDIANCLQTSERTLYHKIRAHHLSDRPRA from the coding sequence GTGCCGATTTCAATTTCTACTCCAAAGTTGAAGGACGATCCGAGGAAGGTCTTCGCAGAGTTGGGCTTCGTCACCGCATCTGACCACCTGATTACGGTTTTGCGGCAGGCGACCCGAGCCGCTACGGTGAGTGACGTCACGATTCTTATTGACGGAGAGACCGGCACCGGAAAACAAATCCTCGCGAGAGCCATCCATCATCTGGATGCGAAAAGGGGACAATTTCCGTTCGTGACTGCCCATTGCAGCACGATCAGCGAATCGATAGCGGAGAGTGAACTATTTGGTCATCGTCGCGGAGCATTCACCGGAGCGGTTGCTGATCGGCCAGGGTTGTTCCAGGCTGCGCACCGCGGAACGCTTTTCCTGGATGATGTGAATGACCTTCCGATGGTGGTCCAGCCCAAGCTACTTGATGTAATCCAGCGCGGCGTGATGCGCCCGATAGGGTCTGACAAAGAGAGTTCAGTAGATGTCAGGATTGTGGCAGCAAGTAATAAACCCTTGGGCCCGCTGGTAGCAGAGAACCGGTTCCGATCCGATCTTTATCATCGCTTGAACGTGATCTCTCTGAAACTGCCGCCTTTGAGAGAGCGACCTCAAGACCTCGAATCGTTGATTTTGGCGTTCGCGATTCGCTATCGGCACATCTACGAACCTATTGTCGAAGTCAGATCCGACTTGCTTCGCTTTTTGCAGATGCAGCCTTTTCCTGGCAACGTAAGGGAGCTGGAAAACTCGGTTCTTCGCATGCTCTTTGAAAAAAGATGCGGCAGTGCCTTGGAGATGGGCGATTGGGCTGCACAGTCCAGTGACGCGGCTAGCAGTTCTCCCGAGCATTCATTGGGGCAGGCTGGAGAGAAGCTCTGGCAAGCCATCTCCACCCACAAGCTCCCATTTACTGAAGCAATCAGCCAACTGGAAAGACAGATACTTCAAATCGCCCTGCGAGATGGAGGCTCGACTCGCAAAGACATCGCAAATTGTCTGCAAACCAGTGAGCGCACGCTGTATCACAAGATCCGCGCCCATCATCTTAGTGACCGCCCGAGAGCCTGA
- a CDS encoding trypsin-like serine protease — MSLIDLIQTSDDASAVAHALMLAQALLDGPPDFGPRSFCYSSPHRGEISDYPSMPFGARFGVMGVGIVDEGTGLIPAVLKISGKANRSLKLHEDDDVVMVVKASIRGGFDILSNARIINIPPPEFEAVPGDSVSAALIGTAGVQINWGNGDDGILTAGHVGKPAGSTAKVGSINGSVDLSLDPTNNGKTPQADVAVIRLPAPVASSQRIGRTTTAGPKDSITVRSRSGKMINATIMGQMQWLWMPSSNCTCGHVYMTTAHVTAKGDSGAPALKSTDLIGHVIGASKGMTTYIQQIDYQLQEIRNQSGFSSAVI, encoded by the coding sequence ATGAGCCTGATAGACCTGATCCAGACTAGCGATGACGCTTCGGCCGTAGCGCATGCCTTGATGTTGGCTCAAGCTCTTTTGGACGGTCCTCCCGATTTTGGTCCACGCTCGTTCTGTTACAGCAGTCCTCATCGCGGGGAAATTTCCGACTATCCTTCAATGCCATTTGGTGCGCGCTTCGGAGTAATGGGGGTTGGCATAGTTGACGAGGGAACTGGATTGATTCCCGCGGTCCTGAAGATCTCAGGTAAAGCGAATCGTTCTTTGAAGCTTCATGAAGACGACGATGTGGTCATGGTGGTGAAGGCCTCGATACGAGGAGGCTTCGATATTCTCAGCAACGCTCGAATCATCAATATCCCGCCACCGGAATTCGAGGCAGTTCCCGGCGATTCAGTATCCGCGGCTCTGATCGGAACTGCTGGTGTCCAAATCAATTGGGGCAACGGCGACGACGGGATTCTCACTGCTGGACATGTCGGTAAGCCGGCAGGCTCCACCGCTAAGGTTGGCAGTATCAATGGATCGGTTGACCTGTCACTCGACCCAACGAACAACGGCAAGACACCACAAGCGGATGTTGCTGTCATTCGCCTTCCGGCGCCAGTCGCGTCGTCGCAACGTATAGGAAGAACAACGACAGCGGGCCCGAAAGACTCGATAACCGTGCGGAGCCGAAGCGGCAAGATGATTAACGCCACAATCATGGGACAGATGCAGTGGCTGTGGATGCCCTCTTCCAATTGCACATGCGGTCACGTCTATATGACAACTGCTCACGTTACGGCCAAGGGTGATTCAGGTGCTCCGGCTCTGAAGAGTACAGATTTGATCGGGCACGTGATTGGTGCCAGCAAGGGGATGACTACTTACATCCAGCAGATTGACTATCAATTGCAGGAAATCCGGAATCAGAGTGGTTTCTCGTCGGCCGTGATTTGA
- a CDS encoding IS66 family transposase: MIPARLPDLDGLDPEALKALVIAKHSESLEQHKELTSSTHQIEHLKLVIEKYRRMIFGRKSEKLTGELEQLEFRLEELETAQAAEEAATEAAQPASTRTDSKRRSRPVRKPLPEDLPREVVTHLPPHTCCPDCGSALRQFGEDVSEQLERIPATFKVIRHVRPKFACAGCEHVVEAPAPSRPIDRGLPGPALLAHVLLSKYGDHLPLYRQSQMYAREGVDLDRSTLAGWVGAASELLAPLVDEIRRHVLRASKIHADDTPVPVLAPGNGKTKTGRLWTYVRDDRPAGYSTAPAVWFTYSEDRKGEHPRRHLKDYAGALQADAYSGFHHLYGDGAIYEVACWAHTRRKFHDIHVVHASPTTTEALTRIGALYGIEEQIRGKPAELRCSIRQDRARPLLDHLRQWMEKTLRSLSTKSETANAIRYALSHWRALTRYVDNGLLEIDNSAAERALRAVAIGRKNYLFMGSDSGGQRAAALYSLIGTAKLSGIDPAFYLRTVLEKIAEHPINRIEELLPWNIATSLKTDSSQAA, translated from the coding sequence ATGATTCCGGCTAGGTTGCCTGATCTTGACGGACTCGATCCTGAAGCGCTGAAGGCGCTGGTCATCGCCAAGCACTCGGAGTCGCTCGAACAGCATAAGGAACTCACTTCAAGCACACATCAGATCGAACATCTGAAGCTGGTCATTGAGAAGTACCGCCGGATGATCTTTGGCAGGAAGAGCGAGAAGCTGACCGGTGAACTCGAGCAGCTTGAGTTCCGTCTCGAAGAGTTGGAGACTGCACAAGCTGCTGAAGAAGCCGCAACCGAAGCAGCGCAACCCGCTTCGACGAGAACTGATTCGAAGCGTCGATCTCGTCCTGTACGCAAGCCTCTGCCAGAGGATCTTCCGCGTGAAGTGGTCACCCATCTTCCACCGCATACCTGCTGTCCCGATTGCGGCAGTGCGCTACGGCAGTTCGGTGAAGACGTCTCCGAGCAACTGGAACGTATTCCGGCAACCTTCAAGGTGATTCGACACGTGCGGCCGAAGTTCGCCTGTGCAGGTTGCGAACACGTCGTCGAGGCGCCCGCTCCTTCACGGCCCATCGACCGCGGACTGCCGGGTCCTGCTCTCCTGGCTCATGTGCTGCTGTCGAAGTATGGTGATCACCTGCCGCTTTATCGCCAGTCGCAGATGTATGCCCGCGAAGGTGTCGATCTGGATCGCTCAACACTGGCCGGCTGGGTCGGCGCAGCCAGTGAGTTGCTTGCTCCGCTTGTCGATGAGATCAGGAGGCACGTTCTTCGAGCATCGAAGATCCACGCCGACGATACGCCGGTTCCAGTGCTTGCTCCCGGCAACGGCAAGACCAAGACCGGCAGACTGTGGACCTACGTACGCGATGATCGTCCTGCAGGTTATTCCACTGCTCCAGCCGTGTGGTTCACTTACTCGGAAGACCGCAAGGGCGAACATCCGCGACGGCATCTGAAGGATTATGCGGGTGCACTGCAGGCGGATGCGTACTCCGGATTCCATCATCTTTACGGAGACGGCGCCATCTACGAAGTTGCATGCTGGGCTCATACCAGGCGCAAGTTCCACGACATCCATGTGGTGCATGCGTCACCTACTACCACTGAAGCCCTCACACGGATCGGCGCGCTGTACGGAATCGAGGAGCAGATCCGCGGCAAGCCTGCCGAACTTCGCTGCTCGATCCGCCAGGACCGAGCCAGGCCGCTACTCGACCATCTTCGCCAGTGGATGGAGAAGACGCTTCGGTCGCTCTCAACCAAGAGCGAGACCGCCAACGCGATCCGATATGCTCTTTCACACTGGCGTGCTCTGACACGCTACGTCGATAACGGCCTGCTCGAGATCGACAACAGTGCCGCCGAGCGGGCGCTACGAGCTGTTGCCATCGGACGGAAGAACTATCTCTTCATGGGATCTGATTCCGGAGGCCAGAGAGCTGCTGCGCTATACAGCCTCATCGGAACTGCCAAGTTGAGCGGAATCGATCCGGCCTTCTACCTGCGAACCGTACTGGAAAAGATCGCCGAGCATCCGATCAATCGCATCGAAGAACTCCTGCCCTGGAATATCGCCACCTCACTCAAGACCGACTCTTCCCAAGCCGCTTAG
- the tnpB gene encoding IS66 family insertion sequence element accessory protein TnpB (TnpB, as the term is used for proteins encoded by IS66 family insertion elements, is considered an accessory protein, since TnpC, encoded by a neighboring gene, is a DDE family transposase.), whose translation MIELRTGTKIWLAAGVTDMRRGFDGLSAQVQTVLNEQPFSGHVFVFRGRRGDIVKVLWFDGDGLCLFSKRLERGRFIWPQASEGTVCLTRAQLSMLLEGIDWRRPRRTWTPEIAV comes from the coding sequence GTGATTGAACTCCGCACCGGGACGAAGATCTGGTTGGCTGCCGGGGTGACCGACATGCGGCGCGGCTTCGATGGTTTGAGTGCGCAGGTGCAGACGGTGCTCAACGAACAGCCATTCTCCGGTCACGTCTTCGTTTTCAGAGGACGCCGCGGCGACATCGTAAAAGTTCTCTGGTTCGATGGCGACGGTCTATGTCTGTTTTCCAAGCGTTTGGAGAGAGGTCGATTCATCTGGCCGCAGGCTAGTGAAGGAACAGTTTGCCTGACGCGTGCGCAGTTGTCGATGTTGCTTGAAGGGATTGATTGGCGTCGTCCGCGAAGGACCTGGACACCGGAGATTGCCGTGTGA
- a CDS encoding transposase: protein MGHSEEVGAERRVRRWRSVAEKRQIVKQTLEPGASVALIARAHGLNANQVFKWRRAFERGELVDSAASSTALLPVTIAAPREREEPDAEQQPRTSGSIHIEFPGRATISVEIGADAALLRSILESLRK from the coding sequence ATGGGTCATTCAGAAGAAGTAGGGGCTGAGCGCCGGGTTCGCAGATGGCGGTCGGTTGCAGAGAAGCGACAGATTGTAAAGCAGACGTTGGAGCCAGGCGCAAGCGTGGCGTTGATTGCCCGGGCTCATGGTCTGAACGCGAACCAGGTTTTCAAGTGGCGGCGTGCTTTCGAACGCGGCGAGTTGGTCGATTCCGCGGCATCATCCACAGCTTTGCTTCCCGTCACGATTGCCGCTCCGAGGGAGCGAGAGGAGCCTGACGCCGAGCAACAACCGAGGACGTCCGGTTCTATCCATATCGAGTTTCCAGGTCGGGCGACGATCAGCGTGGAGATCGGCGCCGATGCGGCGCTGTTGCGTTCGATCCTTGAGAGTCTGCGCAAGTGA
- a CDS encoding TIR domain-containing protein → MAHKVFICYSSHDKQVADAACAVLEAQRISCWIAPRDILAGEEYGKSILSAISSCQVVLLIFSAHANSSPQVRREVERAVSKGKILVPFRIEEVLPSDALEYALGNTHWLDALTPPLERYLVQLCDTIGRLIYKKKITEPPLWKRTETPASPELKSDQIHEPHTKPSADRATAPTAPVISAPETISVNTNAAVAATNARESAPIEPRRRPDWTLRRSWLIMFVLFSGLLVSAVWYMRRPLPPPLVSQYQQITIDSHRKAFVGTDGTRLYFNRYADPQPLAQASVSGGKIEPIPVTLPDPWMLDISPDGSTLLIRSTDGPKHSLWSMGTLGGSLRHLTDDNVGYAAWSADGKQIAYSTVSGEVNVMRSDGSESHRLAGIASTGNFSWSLDGRFIRYTKDHRYWEMSADGSNSHPLLPGWHPNASLSDGRWTPQGFFIFASRELNSGVVSIPEAASQLWLLDERHRSFWQAPVMPVQLTSGPTGLSRPVSSKDGLTIFARGVDLHGELDSYDRKSGQIQPYLGGMSAESVTFSSDGRYVAYVGFPEGIMWRANRDGSDPMRLTDPPLYPIGLRWSPDGNQILFCALNSDGHTKSYTISAQGGAPQPILPEDNGTQSNPNWSPDGHKILFSSAEAGGLTSGPGRILDLTTHQVSSVPGSEGTRSPRWSPDGRFIAVIFGFNGLKVLDLETKRWTVLAKGQIGYPTWSRDSKYIYFLRWEGDRGVYRVHVSGGEVERVVDLKGLPLTGVFRFWMGLDPDDTPLLLRNAGKDEIYALNLAEK, encoded by the coding sequence ATGGCGCACAAGGTATTCATTTGTTACTCATCACACGATAAGCAAGTTGCGGATGCCGCGTGCGCGGTGTTGGAGGCGCAGCGCATTTCCTGCTGGATTGCGCCCCGTGACATCCTCGCCGGTGAGGAGTATGGAAAATCTATCCTCAGCGCGATCTCCTCTTGCCAGGTTGTGCTTCTGATTTTCTCTGCTCATGCCAATAGTTCTCCGCAGGTTCGGCGTGAGGTTGAAAGGGCCGTCAGCAAGGGAAAGATACTCGTTCCGTTTCGGATTGAAGAGGTGCTACCGTCTGACGCTTTAGAGTATGCGCTGGGTAATACCCATTGGCTGGATGCACTCACCCCTCCCCTGGAACGCTACCTTGTCCAGCTGTGCGATACGATTGGCCGGCTGATTTATAAGAAGAAGATTACTGAACCACCCTTATGGAAGCGAACGGAGACGCCAGCAAGCCCGGAGCTGAAGTCAGACCAGATTCATGAACCGCACACGAAGCCTTCTGCCGACCGAGCAACAGCGCCAACGGCGCCCGTGATTTCGGCGCCGGAGACGATCTCCGTCAATACCAATGCAGCAGTTGCGGCAACAAATGCGCGCGAATCGGCTCCGATCGAGCCGCGCAGAAGGCCGGATTGGACCCTCAGGCGAAGTTGGCTGATCATGTTCGTCCTCTTTTCAGGACTTCTCGTTTCAGCTGTATGGTATATGCGCCGACCGCTACCACCTCCACTTGTATCTCAATATCAGCAAATCACCATCGACTCACACCGGAAGGCATTTGTCGGAACCGATGGAACTAGGCTTTACTTCAATCGGTATGCCGACCCGCAACCGCTCGCGCAAGCATCTGTGTCCGGCGGGAAGATCGAGCCAATTCCTGTCACACTGCCCGATCCCTGGATGTTGGATATTTCTCCAGATGGCTCCACTCTGTTGATTCGCTCGACCGACGGACCAAAGCATAGCCTTTGGAGTATGGGGACCCTTGGAGGCTCGCTCCGCCACCTGACCGATGACAATGTGGGATACGCTGCGTGGTCTGCCGATGGGAAGCAAATTGCCTATTCGACGGTGAGCGGAGAAGTGAACGTGATGAGGAGCGATGGAAGTGAATCTCATCGGCTTGCGGGCATCGCGTCGACCGGAAACTTTTCCTGGTCTCTAGATGGCCGCTTCATACGTTATACAAAGGACCACCGGTACTGGGAAATGTCGGCAGACGGATCCAATTCCCATCCGCTCTTGCCTGGGTGGCATCCAAATGCATCCCTAAGCGACGGTCGATGGACTCCACAGGGCTTTTTCATTTTCGCATCACGGGAATTGAATTCTGGCGTCGTTTCCATACCAGAAGCTGCGTCTCAGCTCTGGCTTCTAGATGAACGTCATCGGTCGTTCTGGCAGGCGCCAGTAATGCCGGTTCAACTGACGTCGGGTCCTACGGGGCTAAGTAGGCCGGTTTCCAGCAAGGACGGATTGACGATTTTCGCCAGAGGAGTCGACCTTCACGGCGAGTTGGACAGTTATGACAGAAAGTCCGGTCAGATCCAGCCATATCTCGGAGGCATGTCAGCTGAGTCTGTCACATTCTCTTCGGACGGTCGATATGTGGCATATGTCGGTTTTCCCGAAGGGATCATGTGGAGGGCCAACCGAGATGGAAGCGACCCAATGCGGCTGACTGACCCTCCCTTATACCCTATTGGGCTCCGCTGGTCGCCGGACGGTAACCAGATACTATTCTGCGCACTCAATTCGGACGGACACACAAAGAGCTACACTATTTCCGCCCAGGGTGGTGCTCCGCAACCAATCCTTCCCGAAGATAACGGGACACAGAGTAATCCGAATTGGTCCCCCGATGGACATAAGATCCTGTTTTCTTCCGCTGAAGCCGGAGGATTAACGTCGGGCCCAGGACGGATCCTCGATCTCACTACTCATCAGGTTTCATCTGTCCCGGGTTCAGAGGGCACAAGATCGCCTCGCTGGTCACCCGACGGGCGATTTATTGCCGTGATCTTTGGCTTTAACGGCCTGAAGGTCCTGGACCTCGAGACAAAGCGATGGACCGTACTGGCAAAAGGACAGATTGGCTACCCCACGTGGTCGCGGGACAGCAAGTATATCTATTTCCTGCGATGGGAAGGAGACCGGGGGGTGTATCGAGTTCACGTTTCGGGTGGTGAAGTTGAACGCGTTGTTGATCTCAAGGGACTTCCTCTCACCGGAGTATTCAGATTCTGGATGGGTCTTGATCCGGACGACACACCGCTGCTGCTGCGCAATGCGGGAAAGGACGAGATTTATGCATTGAATCTCGCGGAGAAATAG
- a CDS encoding patatin-like phospholipase family protein, whose product MKRILSLDGGGIRGVFSLEVLRYMQGLLRTHYNSPNLVLADHFDFFAGTSTGAIIAACLCWGMEVEAILDVYLKYGKTMFQHVPWYRPFKRLLISRFEAKPLSQMLQRMFSEDGNGEAPALLGTNRLRKLLLVVVRNHTTGSAWPVSNNPMAKFNDTGLSYCNLRIPLWKLVRASTAAPVYFDPEEITLGDRTYIFEDGGITPYNNPALIAALTAVLPCYRLNWVPGPENIRLVSLGTLRFSSGLPAKVRKLWLGYNVSRIPTALMQGITWEQDYLCRSLGECIYGESLDEEIGDQVKAQYPGGRWFGYVRYNQSFDTETVEKLLQTNRQLTQLDAVLAVPLLQKIGSDYAKDHVKLGHLI is encoded by the coding sequence ATGAAACGAATTCTCTCTCTAGATGGTGGCGGAATCCGTGGTGTCTTCAGCTTGGAGGTTCTGCGGTACATGCAGGGATTGCTGCGCACGCACTACAACTCACCCAACCTAGTTCTCGCAGATCACTTTGATTTCTTCGCAGGTACAAGCACAGGGGCGATTATCGCCGCCTGTCTTTGCTGGGGAATGGAGGTCGAGGCAATCCTCGACGTGTACTTGAAGTATGGCAAGACGATGTTTCAGCATGTCCCTTGGTATAGACCTTTCAAAAGATTGCTAATCTCACGTTTCGAGGCGAAGCCTCTCTCACAGATGCTTCAGCGCATGTTTTCAGAAGACGGCAATGGCGAGGCACCGGCTCTGCTAGGAACAAATCGGCTAAGGAAACTTCTGCTAGTTGTTGTTCGAAACCACACCACGGGCTCCGCGTGGCCTGTGAGCAATAATCCCATGGCGAAGTTCAACGACACAGGCCTTTCCTACTGCAACCTGAGAATTCCTTTATGGAAGCTGGTCCGAGCGAGTACCGCCGCGCCAGTCTATTTTGACCCCGAGGAGATCACCTTGGGCGACAGGACTTACATCTTCGAAGACGGTGGGATTACGCCGTATAACAATCCGGCTCTCATCGCAGCTTTAACTGCAGTGTTGCCCTGCTATCGACTGAATTGGGTGCCTGGTCCAGAGAATATTCGCCTCGTTTCGCTGGGAACCCTGAGGTTTTCGTCTGGGCTACCCGCTAAGGTACGGAAGCTGTGGCTGGGATACAACGTCTCGCGAATTCCCACGGCCTTGATGCAGGGAATTACCTGGGAACAGGATTACCTCTGTCGTTCCCTGGGGGAGTGCATCTACGGAGAGTCCCTTGACGAGGAGATTGGAGACCAAGTGAAAGCGCAGTACCCGGGGGGTCGGTGGTTCGGATACGTTCGTTACAACCAGTCGTTTGATACTGAGACCGTGGAAAAATTGCTTCAGACGAATCGCCAATTGACACAGCTTGATGCAGTTCTCGCGGTTCCGCTTCTGCAAAAGATAGGCTCTGATTATGCCAAGGATCATGTCAAGTTGGGTCATCTTATCTAG
- a CDS encoding alkaline phosphatase family protein, translating to MNPSSAVSSDEPLAIRESTTRHHIKNVFLIMMENHNWTGAGSYDIRGNAEAPYINKTLVPMGAHPSRYYNPPHLHPSLPNYLWLEAGTNFGILNDDSIASNSQTTTLHLVTLLKNAGISWKSYNEWANGTICPLGQWHTPFVFFDDVTNYLDADSPYCISHIRPLSELTTDLKYDKTAHYNFIVPNLCHSMHSNCGENPIKQGDTWLSEQVPKILESTAFKDGGVLFIVFDEASVGDGPIPVLILSPYAKRNFTNYTYYNHSSMLRTVEEIFGVAPIMRNASTETDLRDFFSEFP from the coding sequence ATGAACCCCTCGTCAGCCGTGTCTTCTGACGAACCTTTAGCAATACGCGAATCAACAACCCGCCATCACATTAAGAACGTCTTCCTCATCATGATGGAGAATCACAACTGGACTGGGGCCGGATCATATGACATCAGGGGTAACGCTGAGGCGCCATATATCAACAAGACTCTTGTCCCAATGGGTGCTCACCCCAGTCGATATTACAATCCACCGCATCTTCATCCAAGTTTGCCAAATTACCTTTGGCTCGAAGCAGGAACGAATTTCGGTATCCTAAACGATGATTCGATTGCCTCGAATAGTCAAACCACAACTCTCCACCTCGTTACGCTGCTCAAAAACGCAGGCATCTCATGGAAGTCCTATAACGAATGGGCAAACGGAACTATTTGCCCTCTTGGCCAGTGGCACACTCCATTTGTGTTCTTTGATGATGTTACTAATTATCTTGATGCTGATTCCCCTTACTGCATTTCGCACATTCGCCCGCTTAGTGAGTTGACTACAGATCTGAAATACGACAAGACCGCTCACTACAATTTCATCGTGCCCAATCTATGCCACAGCATGCATTCTAACTGTGGAGAAAACCCTATCAAACAGGGAGATACGTGGCTAAGTGAGCAGGTTCCGAAGATCCTAGAGTCGACCGCCTTTAAGGATGGAGGTGTGCTCTTCATCGTCTTTGATGAGGCGTCCGTAGGAGATGGCCCTATTCCGGTGTTGATCCTATCCCCATATGCGAAAAGGAACTTCACAAACTACACCTATTACAATCACAGTTCAATGTTGCGCACAGTAGAGGAAATTTTTGGTGTTGCGCCAATCATGCGAAATGCATCGACGGAAACTGACCTACGAGATTTCTTTTCCGAGTTTCCGTAA